Part of the Candidatus Aegiribacteria sp. genome, TCGAGCCTTGGCCGCTTGAACCAAGCTGTTTATTCCTTCTAAGATACCATTGTTAACATTGGACTGAAACCATCGAAGCACTCCATCCCAGTGCCGCTTTATCGTATAGGCTGCCTCTTTGATCGGCTCCAGACGGCTATGGATGGCCCAGGAATACCATTTTTTAAGATAAGCCTCCGCATCTTCAGCAGGCTGATTGAACAGTTCCTGAAAATTGAGTTTTATGTGGTGGGCTCGACTTGTCTTTAAATTAAGCTTTTTAATTGTGAGTTCTTCAAGGGTTTTGGTCTGGGAGGGTTTCAGGTTTTTAAAATTCTTCAACCAAATGTAACGAGTCCTGAAAAATTCAGGACAATCTTTTTGTTCCTGACGGCGTACCTCGTCAACGGCTTCATTGACGATTTTCATGCTATGGAACTTATCAAAGGTCAAATGAGCGTTGTGGAAGTACTTCTCAACGCCGCTGATAAATGATGGGGACATGTCACCACACATCTCCTCAATGGCTTCAGGCTCACCGCTGTAATCAGTTAAATCTTGTTTGAAACATTTGACTGTAAAGGCATCTTTGCCTTCTGTGGCAAAAAGAACTTTGGGGCCTTCAAGGTCAAATAGACTCACATAATTTTGGCCGCGTTTGCTGAAAGTCTCATCCATGCCAACTTTGTGGACACTGGAATGATCGGCTTTATCCTTGGCTGCATCAACGTAGAGGCGCCATAATCGAGTGTCATGCTCATTGATGAACTCGGCAATGTTTTTAACCGGCATAGATTTAGCCATCGTCATGATTATGGCTTCAAACAGCAACGTGAAACCGCTACCGGATCGAGCCCATGGGACATCAACCAGCCACATCCCACAATTGTCGCATTTAATCCTTGGCACTCTGGCTGTCAGGTAGGCTTCATGCTGAAAGAAGTTCAGGTGCCGCCAGTTCTTTTTTTGGGTATCATAGGCTTTTATGCCAGCCTGACCACACCCAGGACAGGTAAAGGTGCTTCCTCGGGGAAAATCGATCCTGATGTCGAGACGCTTTTTTTTAAGGTTAAATTTTGCATCAGACACCCGCCAAAGCGGTGTCAAACCAAGGGCCATTTGAAAAAGGTCTATGTCTCTCATAATGTATAACCAACTATCTTTTTTGCTGTAAGTAAATTAAGCTCTACCCACTTAAAACAGCGAGGAGCCCTTTTTTTCTCTACTTTATTCTTTTTCCTTTGTCCTTTTTGGATTGTTCCAGGCGGTAGCTTGGCAGGTTCAGCTCCAAAATTATGCTATGATGAACCAAACGGTCAATGGCAGCAGCCGTGGTCATGGGGTCCTTGAAAATCTGCTCCCACCTGGAAAAGGGCAGATTGCTTGTCAACATTACAGTGCCACGTTCATAGCGATCAGCCAGCAGCGTAAAGAGCACCTCCATCTCTTCGCGACTCTGCTGAACATAACCTATATCATCAATGATCAAGGCATGATATTTAGAGAGTTTTTTCAGTACCCTCGCAAGCTTCAGGTCCCGTTTGGCAATTAATAATTCTTGGACCAGCAGGTTACAGGGGGTAAGCAGAATACGGCGACCTTGTTGGACTAACTCCTGCCCAATTGCGCACAGCAAATGAGTC contains:
- a CDS encoding ISL3 family transposase encodes the protein MRDIDLFQMALGLTPLWRVSDAKFNLKKKRLDIRIDFPRGSTFTCPGCGQAGIKAYDTQKKNWRHLNFFQHEAYLTARVPRIKCDNCGMWLVDVPWARSGSGFTLLFEAIIMTMAKSMPVKNIAEFINEHDTRLWRLYVDAAKDKADHSSVHKVGMDETFSKRGQNYVSLFDLEGPKVLFATEGKDAFTVKCFKQDLTDYSGEPEAIEEMCGDMSPSFISGVEKYFHNAHLTFDKFHSMKIVNEAVDEVRRQEQKDCPEFFRTRYIWLKNFKNLKPSQTKTLEELTIKKLNLKTSRAHHIKLNFQELFNQPAEDAEAYLKKWYSWAIHSRLEPIKEAAYTIKRHWDGVLRWFQSNVNNGILEGINSLVQAAKARSCGYCTTRNLITMIYLIAGKLKLVLPS
- the istB gene encoding IS21-like element helper ATPase IstB gives rise to the protein MIEIHSELSQYLRELHLPTFRECYQSEADLARQESLTHEHYLLELAKRECEERIHKRIVRYLRESKLPLEKNIEVFDRKRLPTKVNSLVDFLLEGSFVDRNENVLAFGNPGSGKTHLLCAIGQELVQQGRRILLTPCNLLVQELLIAKRDLKLARVLKKLSKYHALIIDDIGYVQQSREEMEVLFTLLADRYERGTVMLTSNLPFSRWEQIFKDPMTTAAAIDRLVHHSIILELNLPSYRLEQSKKDKGKRIK